A stretch of Zootoca vivipara chromosome 13, rZooViv1.1, whole genome shotgun sequence DNA encodes these proteins:
- the INTS10 gene encoding integrator complex subunit 10 isoform X1, with protein MSAQGDCEFLVKRARELVQGDLWAAKAWLITARSLYPADFNIQYEMYTIERNAERTASAGRLLYDMFVNFPDQPVVWREISVITAALRNDSQDKQTQFLRGLFETLPGRVQCEMLLKATEQCFNTLERAEMLLLLLRRFPETVVQHGVGLGETLLEAENIEDQESPVNCFRKLFVCDVLPLIINNPDVRLPANLLYKYLNKAAEFYINYVTRSAQTENQYQGTQDTSDLVSPSKRSSQKYVIEGLTEKSSQITDPWERVFKILSVVGVRCEWQMDMARRSFGDTLLKMKDVCRYISNYDNEAHAKYKTQVVYSTMLVFFKNAFLYVSSIQPSLFQGPNAPNQVPLVLLEDVSNVYGDTDIERSKHVHKKRKLAEGREKTMSSDDEDPSGKGRSRHITVNAADLPNAIEVQESFRLARESWELLHSLESLDKEFTRMCVSWKTDTWLWLRIFLTDMIIYQGQYKKAIASLHHLSALQGSHSPQQILGQGSLENQRSLIQLATCHFALGEYRLACEKVLDLMCYMVLPIQEGVKLPEEQPTGKSKFRKATELKLWPCTSKAIMPYCLRLLLACFKLRAFTDNRDDMALGHVIVLLQHEWPRGENLFLKAINKICLQGNFQYENFFNYVTNIDMLEEFAYLRTQEGGKIHLELLPNQGMLIKTSSPPLGLLQQEFMPVLQPSMQTADRHHTVTRGITKGVKEDFRLAMERQVSRCGENLMTVLHRFCINEKILLLQTLT; from the exons ATGTCGGCGCAGGGGGACTGCGAGTTCCTGGTGAAGCGGGCGCGGGAGCTGGTCCAGGGGGACCTGTGGGCGGCCAAGGCCTGGCTTATCACCGCACGGAGCCTCTACCCCGCCGACTTCAACATCCAG TATGAGATGTACACTATTGAACGGAATGCAGAACGTACAGCATCAGCAGGCAGATTGCTATATGACAT GTTTGTTAATTTCCCAGACCAGCCAGTGGTGTGGCGGGAGATTAGTGTCATTACAGCAGCCTTAAGGAATGATTCGCAGGACAAGCAAACTCAATTTTTAAGAG GTTTATTTGAAACCCTACCAGGCCGAGTTCAGTGTGAAATGTTACTGAAAGCCACAGAGCAGTGCTTTAATACATTGGAACGGGCAGAAATGTTGCTCCTGCTTTTGCGACGTTTCCCTGAGACTGTGGTTCAACATGGG GTGGGCCTTGGGGAAACATTATtagaagcagaaaatattgaaGACCAAGAATCACCTGTCAATTGTTTTAGAAAATTATTTG TCTGTGATGTCCTTCCCCTAATAATTAACAACCCTGATGTGCGCCTTCCGGCCAACCTGTTATATAAGTATCTGAATAAAGCAGCAGAGTTTTATATTAATTATGTGACGAGATCTGCGCAGACTGAAAATCAATACCAAG GTACACAGGATACATCTGATCTTGTGTCCCCCAGTAAACGAAGCTCTCAGAAATACGTAATAGAGGGCTTAACTGAGAAATCTTCTCAAATTACGGATCCGTGGGAAAGGGTGTTCAAGATACTGTCCGTAGTGGGAGTAAGGTGTGAATGGCAGATGGACATGGCAAGAag AAGCTTTGGCGACACATTGCTCAAAATGAAAGATGTCTGCAGATACATCAGTAACTATGATAACGAAGCTCATGCAAAATACAAGACCCAAGTGGTCTATTCCACAATGCTGGTCTTCTTCAAGAACGCATTCTTGTATGTCAGCAGCATCCAACCTTCTCTCTTCCAAG GACCAAATGCCCCAAACCAAGTTCCACTGGTTTTGCTAGAGGATGTTTCCAATGTTTATGGCGATACTGACATTGAACGGAGCAAACATGTGCACAAAAAGAGGAAGCTTGccgaagggagagagaaaaccatG AGCTCTGATGACGAGGATCCTTCTGGGAAGGGGAGAAGCAGGCACATTACAGTAAATGCAGCAGACCTTCCAAACGCCATTGAAGTACAAGAAAGCTTTAGGTTGGCTAGGGAGAGCTGGGAACTTCTCCATTCTCTTGAATCTTTGGATAAAG aattcACAAGAATGTGTGTGTCATGGAAGACCGATACTTGGCTTTGGCTGCGGATCTTCCTCACAGATATGATCATCTATCAG GGTCAATATAAAAAAGCAATTGCCAGCTTGCATCACTTATCAGCTCTGCAGGGATCTCACTCTCCGCAGCAGATCCTGGGGCAAGGATCCCTAGAGAACCAGCGATCCCTAATCCAGCTTGCAACCTGTCACTTTGCCCTTGGAGAATACCGT ttggCCTGTGAAAAGGTACTTGACCTGATGTGCTACATGGTGCTTCCCATACAAGAAGGGGTTAAGCTTCCGGAAGAGCAGCCTACAGGGAAGTCCAAATTCAGGAAAG CTACGGAGTTGAAGCTCTGGCCGTGTACCAGTAAAGCAATTATGCCCTATTGCCTACGGTTACTGTTAGCTTGTTTTAAG CTGAGAGCTTTCACAGACAACAGAGATGATATGGCATTGGGTCATGTGATTGTGTTGCTGCAGCATGAGTGGCCAAGGGGAGAAAACCTGTTCTTGAAAGCAATTAACAAAATCTGCCTACAAGGAAACTTCCAGTATGAAAATTTTTTCAACTATGTTACAA ATATTGATATGCTGGAAGAATTTGCCtatttaagaacacaagaaggagGAAAAATTCACTTGGAATTGTTGCCAAATCAGGGAATGTTGATAAA gacTTCTAGCCCTCCGCTGGGGTTACTGCAGCAGGAATTCATGCCTGTACTACAGCCCAGCATGCAGACTGCTGACAG GCATCACACAGTTACCAGGGGAATAACCAAAGGCGTAAAGGAGGATTTCCGCCTGGCAATGGAGCGCCAAGTGTCGCGCTGCGGGGAAAACCTGATGACCGTGTTGCACAGATTCTGCATCAATGAGAAGATCTTGCTCCTTCAGACACTGACCTGA
- the INTS10 gene encoding integrator complex subunit 10 isoform X3, whose protein sequence is MYTIERNAERTASAGRLLYDMFVNFPDQPVVWREISVITAALRNDSQDKQTQFLRGLFETLPGRVQCEMLLKATEQCFNTLERAEMLLLLLRRFPETVVQHGVGLGETLLEAENIEDQESPVNCFRKLFVCDVLPLIINNPDVRLPANLLYKYLNKAAEFYINYVTRSAQTENQYQGTQDTSDLVSPSKRSSQKYVIEGLTEKSSQITDPWERVFKILSVVGVRCEWQMDMARRSFGDTLLKMKDVCRYISNYDNEAHAKYKTQVVYSTMLVFFKNAFLYVSSIQPSLFQGPNAPNQVPLVLLEDVSNVYGDTDIERSKHVHKKRKLAEGREKTMSSDDEDPSGKGRSRHITVNAADLPNAIEVQESFRLARESWELLHSLESLDKEFTRMCVSWKTDTWLWLRIFLTDMIIYQGQYKKAIASLHHLSALQGSHSPQQILGQGSLENQRSLIQLATCHFALGEYRLACEKVLDLMCYMVLPIQEGVKLPEEQPTGKSKFRKATELKLWPCTSKAIMPYCLRLLLACFKLRAFTDNRDDMALGHVIVLLQHEWPRGENLFLKAINKICLQGNFQYENFFNYVTNIDMLEEFAYLRTQEGGKIHLELLPNQGMLIKTSSPPLGLLQQEFMPVLQPSMQTADRHHTVTRGITKGVKEDFRLAMERQVSRCGENLMTVLHRFCINEKILLLQTLT, encoded by the exons ATGTACACTATTGAACGGAATGCAGAACGTACAGCATCAGCAGGCAGATTGCTATATGACAT GTTTGTTAATTTCCCAGACCAGCCAGTGGTGTGGCGGGAGATTAGTGTCATTACAGCAGCCTTAAGGAATGATTCGCAGGACAAGCAAACTCAATTTTTAAGAG GTTTATTTGAAACCCTACCAGGCCGAGTTCAGTGTGAAATGTTACTGAAAGCCACAGAGCAGTGCTTTAATACATTGGAACGGGCAGAAATGTTGCTCCTGCTTTTGCGACGTTTCCCTGAGACTGTGGTTCAACATGGG GTGGGCCTTGGGGAAACATTATtagaagcagaaaatattgaaGACCAAGAATCACCTGTCAATTGTTTTAGAAAATTATTTG TCTGTGATGTCCTTCCCCTAATAATTAACAACCCTGATGTGCGCCTTCCGGCCAACCTGTTATATAAGTATCTGAATAAAGCAGCAGAGTTTTATATTAATTATGTGACGAGATCTGCGCAGACTGAAAATCAATACCAAG GTACACAGGATACATCTGATCTTGTGTCCCCCAGTAAACGAAGCTCTCAGAAATACGTAATAGAGGGCTTAACTGAGAAATCTTCTCAAATTACGGATCCGTGGGAAAGGGTGTTCAAGATACTGTCCGTAGTGGGAGTAAGGTGTGAATGGCAGATGGACATGGCAAGAag AAGCTTTGGCGACACATTGCTCAAAATGAAAGATGTCTGCAGATACATCAGTAACTATGATAACGAAGCTCATGCAAAATACAAGACCCAAGTGGTCTATTCCACAATGCTGGTCTTCTTCAAGAACGCATTCTTGTATGTCAGCAGCATCCAACCTTCTCTCTTCCAAG GACCAAATGCCCCAAACCAAGTTCCACTGGTTTTGCTAGAGGATGTTTCCAATGTTTATGGCGATACTGACATTGAACGGAGCAAACATGTGCACAAAAAGAGGAAGCTTGccgaagggagagagaaaaccatG AGCTCTGATGACGAGGATCCTTCTGGGAAGGGGAGAAGCAGGCACATTACAGTAAATGCAGCAGACCTTCCAAACGCCATTGAAGTACAAGAAAGCTTTAGGTTGGCTAGGGAGAGCTGGGAACTTCTCCATTCTCTTGAATCTTTGGATAAAG aattcACAAGAATGTGTGTGTCATGGAAGACCGATACTTGGCTTTGGCTGCGGATCTTCCTCACAGATATGATCATCTATCAG GGTCAATATAAAAAAGCAATTGCCAGCTTGCATCACTTATCAGCTCTGCAGGGATCTCACTCTCCGCAGCAGATCCTGGGGCAAGGATCCCTAGAGAACCAGCGATCCCTAATCCAGCTTGCAACCTGTCACTTTGCCCTTGGAGAATACCGT ttggCCTGTGAAAAGGTACTTGACCTGATGTGCTACATGGTGCTTCCCATACAAGAAGGGGTTAAGCTTCCGGAAGAGCAGCCTACAGGGAAGTCCAAATTCAGGAAAG CTACGGAGTTGAAGCTCTGGCCGTGTACCAGTAAAGCAATTATGCCCTATTGCCTACGGTTACTGTTAGCTTGTTTTAAG CTGAGAGCTTTCACAGACAACAGAGATGATATGGCATTGGGTCATGTGATTGTGTTGCTGCAGCATGAGTGGCCAAGGGGAGAAAACCTGTTCTTGAAAGCAATTAACAAAATCTGCCTACAAGGAAACTTCCAGTATGAAAATTTTTTCAACTATGTTACAA ATATTGATATGCTGGAAGAATTTGCCtatttaagaacacaagaaggagGAAAAATTCACTTGGAATTGTTGCCAAATCAGGGAATGTTGATAAA gacTTCTAGCCCTCCGCTGGGGTTACTGCAGCAGGAATTCATGCCTGTACTACAGCCCAGCATGCAGACTGCTGACAG GCATCACACAGTTACCAGGGGAATAACCAAAGGCGTAAAGGAGGATTTCCGCCTGGCAATGGAGCGCCAAGTGTCGCGCTGCGGGGAAAACCTGATGACCGTGTTGCACAGATTCTGCATCAATGAGAAGATCTTGCTCCTTCAGACACTGACCTGA
- the INTS10 gene encoding integrator complex subunit 10 isoform X2, with protein sequence MSAQGDCEFLVKRARELVQGDLWAAKAWLITARSLYPADFNIQYEMYTIERNAERTASAGRLLYDMFVNFPDQPVVWREISVITAALRNDSQDKQTQFLRGLFETLPGRVQCEMLLKATEQCFNTLERAEMLLLLLRRFPETVVQHGVGLGETLLEAENIEDQESPVNCFRKLFVCDVLPLIINNPDVRLPANLLYKYLNKAAEFYINYVTRSAQTENQYQGTQDTSDLVSPSKRSSQKYVIEGLTEKSSQITDPWERVFKILSVVGVRCEWQMDMARRSFGDTLLKMKDVCRYISNYDNEAHAKYKTQVVYSTMLVFFKNAFLYVSSIQPSLFQGPNAPNQVPLVLLEDVSNVYGDTDIERSKHVHKKRKLAEGREKTMSSDDEDPSGKGRSRHITVNAADLPNAIEVQESFRLARESWELLHSLESLDKEFTRMCVSWKTDTWLWLRIFLTDMIIYQGQYKKAIASLHHLSALQGSHSPQQILGQGSLENQRSLIQLATCHFALGEYRLACEKVLDLMCYMVLPIQEGVKLPEEQPTGKSKFRKATELKLWPCTSKAIMPYCLRLLLACFKLRAFTDNRDDMALGHVIVLLQHEWPRGENLFLKAINKICLQGNFQYENFFNYVTNIDMLEEFAYLRTQEGGKIHLELLPNQGMLIKHHTVTRGITKGVKEDFRLAMERQVSRCGENLMTVLHRFCINEKILLLQTLT encoded by the exons ATGTCGGCGCAGGGGGACTGCGAGTTCCTGGTGAAGCGGGCGCGGGAGCTGGTCCAGGGGGACCTGTGGGCGGCCAAGGCCTGGCTTATCACCGCACGGAGCCTCTACCCCGCCGACTTCAACATCCAG TATGAGATGTACACTATTGAACGGAATGCAGAACGTACAGCATCAGCAGGCAGATTGCTATATGACAT GTTTGTTAATTTCCCAGACCAGCCAGTGGTGTGGCGGGAGATTAGTGTCATTACAGCAGCCTTAAGGAATGATTCGCAGGACAAGCAAACTCAATTTTTAAGAG GTTTATTTGAAACCCTACCAGGCCGAGTTCAGTGTGAAATGTTACTGAAAGCCACAGAGCAGTGCTTTAATACATTGGAACGGGCAGAAATGTTGCTCCTGCTTTTGCGACGTTTCCCTGAGACTGTGGTTCAACATGGG GTGGGCCTTGGGGAAACATTATtagaagcagaaaatattgaaGACCAAGAATCACCTGTCAATTGTTTTAGAAAATTATTTG TCTGTGATGTCCTTCCCCTAATAATTAACAACCCTGATGTGCGCCTTCCGGCCAACCTGTTATATAAGTATCTGAATAAAGCAGCAGAGTTTTATATTAATTATGTGACGAGATCTGCGCAGACTGAAAATCAATACCAAG GTACACAGGATACATCTGATCTTGTGTCCCCCAGTAAACGAAGCTCTCAGAAATACGTAATAGAGGGCTTAACTGAGAAATCTTCTCAAATTACGGATCCGTGGGAAAGGGTGTTCAAGATACTGTCCGTAGTGGGAGTAAGGTGTGAATGGCAGATGGACATGGCAAGAag AAGCTTTGGCGACACATTGCTCAAAATGAAAGATGTCTGCAGATACATCAGTAACTATGATAACGAAGCTCATGCAAAATACAAGACCCAAGTGGTCTATTCCACAATGCTGGTCTTCTTCAAGAACGCATTCTTGTATGTCAGCAGCATCCAACCTTCTCTCTTCCAAG GACCAAATGCCCCAAACCAAGTTCCACTGGTTTTGCTAGAGGATGTTTCCAATGTTTATGGCGATACTGACATTGAACGGAGCAAACATGTGCACAAAAAGAGGAAGCTTGccgaagggagagagaaaaccatG AGCTCTGATGACGAGGATCCTTCTGGGAAGGGGAGAAGCAGGCACATTACAGTAAATGCAGCAGACCTTCCAAACGCCATTGAAGTACAAGAAAGCTTTAGGTTGGCTAGGGAGAGCTGGGAACTTCTCCATTCTCTTGAATCTTTGGATAAAG aattcACAAGAATGTGTGTGTCATGGAAGACCGATACTTGGCTTTGGCTGCGGATCTTCCTCACAGATATGATCATCTATCAG GGTCAATATAAAAAAGCAATTGCCAGCTTGCATCACTTATCAGCTCTGCAGGGATCTCACTCTCCGCAGCAGATCCTGGGGCAAGGATCCCTAGAGAACCAGCGATCCCTAATCCAGCTTGCAACCTGTCACTTTGCCCTTGGAGAATACCGT ttggCCTGTGAAAAGGTACTTGACCTGATGTGCTACATGGTGCTTCCCATACAAGAAGGGGTTAAGCTTCCGGAAGAGCAGCCTACAGGGAAGTCCAAATTCAGGAAAG CTACGGAGTTGAAGCTCTGGCCGTGTACCAGTAAAGCAATTATGCCCTATTGCCTACGGTTACTGTTAGCTTGTTTTAAG CTGAGAGCTTTCACAGACAACAGAGATGATATGGCATTGGGTCATGTGATTGTGTTGCTGCAGCATGAGTGGCCAAGGGGAGAAAACCTGTTCTTGAAAGCAATTAACAAAATCTGCCTACAAGGAAACTTCCAGTATGAAAATTTTTTCAACTATGTTACAA ATATTGATATGCTGGAAGAATTTGCCtatttaagaacacaagaaggagGAAAAATTCACTTGGAATTGTTGCCAAATCAGGGAATGTTGATAAA GCATCACACAGTTACCAGGGGAATAACCAAAGGCGTAAAGGAGGATTTCCGCCTGGCAATGGAGCGCCAAGTGTCGCGCTGCGGGGAAAACCTGATGACCGTGTTGCACAGATTCTGCATCAATGAGAAGATCTTGCTCCTTCAGACACTGACCTGA